The Micromonospora sp. NBC_00421 genome contains a region encoding:
- a CDS encoding toll/interleukin-1 receptor domain-containing protein, whose translation MIDIVVNYRTADEPLAALLIDQALRSRIGERVFRDYQTISPGERYPGRIWAAIRECRILVAVIGSRWLQTGENGRRRIDDPSDFVRREIAEALRRGIRVVPVLVGDAKLPIPEDLPEDLRGLPLHQYRTLRFRGIEQDIERVADELVALLGGPPVAETGQGAKRRPDDAPTGQSTVTNNFHKQVNADHAVFGVAVHRGE comes from the coding sequence ATGATTGATATTGTCGTCAACTACCGCACCGCCGACGAACCGCTCGCGGCTCTGCTCATCGACCAGGCGCTCAGAAGTCGCATCGGTGAGCGTGTTTTCCGTGACTACCAAACGATAAGCCCAGGCGAGCGCTATCCGGGCAGGATCTGGGCAGCGATCCGGGAGTGCCGCATCCTCGTCGCCGTGATCGGAAGCCGCTGGTTGCAGACAGGTGAGAACGGTCGGCGCCGTATCGACGACCCGTCCGACTTCGTGCGTCGGGAAATCGCCGAGGCGTTGCGCCGTGGCATTCGGGTGGTGCCTGTCCTGGTCGGTGACGCAAAATTGCCGATCCCGGAAGACCTGCCGGAGGATCTGCGTGGCCTGCCGCTGCACCAGTACCGGACCCTCCGGTTTCGGGGCATCGAGCAGGACATCGAACGTGTGGCGGACGAGCTCGTTGCCCTTCTCGGTGGGCCACCGGTCGCAGAAACGGGGCAGGGGGCGAAGCGACGCCCCGACGACGCGCCGACGGGGCAGTCGACGGTCACCAACAACTTCCACAAGCAGGTCAACGCCGATCATGCGGTGTTCGGCGTGGCGGTGCACCGGGGTGAGTAG